A genomic stretch from Hemibagrus wyckioides isolate EC202008001 linkage group LG18, SWU_Hwy_1.0, whole genome shotgun sequence includes:
- the LOC131369103 gene encoding C-type mannose receptor 2-like yields MEEMNTLLNTVNGSYSGLAWIRLYDDLDSWRWSLDDDAFCQEGEKDFRGWSHQPDNYNGNEMCVSMNNLGEWFDRPCDDRIAFVCYNGTNTYVEIYNSMTWEEAQRYCRENYIDLASVRNENELQQIMTFSILYSNEVWIGLHRNRLWSDQSNSTFTYWRPAFPAQGPEPDNGWNSFGQYGNQHCTAVDHSGQWTDENCLVSLYPF; encoded by the exons ATGGAGGAAATGAACACACTCCTTAACACAGTAAATGGCAGCTACTCAGGTTTAGCCTGGATTAGACTGTATGATGATCTGGACAGCTGGAGATGGTCTCTAGATGATGATGCTTTCTGtcaagagggagaaaaagattTCAGAGGATGGTCCCATCAACCTGATAACTACAATGGAAATGAGATGTGTGTTTCCATGAACAACCTAGGGGAATGGTTTGACAGGCCATGTGATGACAGAATTGCATTTGTTTGTTATAATG GTACAAACACATATGTGGAGATTTATAACAGCATGACCTGGGAAGAAGCTCAGAGATACTGCAGAGAAAATTACATAGACCTGGCCAGTGTGAGGAATGAGAACGAACTTCAGCAGATCATGACATTTAGCATCCTTTACAGCAATGAGGTATGGATAGGTCTGCACAGGAACCGATTATGGTCAGATCAGAGCAACTCAACCTTTACATATTGGAGACCAGCGTTTCCAGCACAGGGACCAGAACCTGATAATGGTTGGAATTCATTTGGTCAATATGGAAATCAACACTGCACAGCTGTGGATcattctggccagtggacagaTGAAAACTGTTTAGTGAGTTTATATCCTTTCTGA